Sequence from the Sphingobacteriales bacterium genome:
GATTCCCTGAAGCTGATGAGCTATTTCAGCCTGTTTTTCTGTCCAGTCATTATAATTTCTGATCGTTTCACTGATTTCTGACAAATACCTGGTTCGGTTTGCCGGTATGATGAATATCTTTTCCGACATTTCTTCACTATGTTCAAATGAAGTATGGAATGTTTTGCCTGTTTTCTCAGCTATTTTCTGTATGATAGCCCTGTATAACTGATTAACCCCGGGATCATTGAATTGTGAAGCAATTGTCCCGAAAACAGGCATTTCATCCAGATTTTTTTCCCATAACTGATGATTCCGCTGATACTGTTTTTTGACATCCCTCAGGGCATCCATGGCTCCTCTGTGATCAAACTTGTTTAATGCAATTACATCAGCAAAATCAAGCATATCAATCTTTTCAAGCTGAGAAGCGGCACCATAGTCCGGTGTCATCACGTATAAGGATACATCGCTGTGATCGACAATTTCTGTATCGGATTGACCAATTCCGGATGTTTCGAGAATGATCAGGTCAAACTTTGCTTTTGATAAAATACAAATGGCATCTTTTACATATTTCGACATGGCCAGATTAGACTGACGTGTTGCCAGTGACCGCATATACACCCTTGGAGAATGGATGGAATTCATTCGTATTCTGTCGCCAAGGAGAGCGCCTCCCGTTTTTCGTTTTGTCGGATCTACCGAAATGATTGCCAGCGTTTTATCCGGAAAATCTTCCAAAAATCTTCTGACCAGTTCATCCACCATTGAGGATTTTCCGGCACCACCCGTGCCTGTAATTCCAAGAACCGGTGTTTCACTGCATTTTCTGTCTTCAGCAAAGTCAAGGTGATATTGCTTCAGCGTTTCCGGAAAGTTTTCCGCAGCTGAAATAAGCCGGGCAATGGATTTAAAATCTTTTTTATCCAGATTCTGAATTTCACCATTCAACTGATTCCTTAGCGGAAAATCAGATTTCATCAACAAATCATTAATCATTCCCTGCAAACCCATCGCACGGCCATCATCGGGAGAATAAATTCTCGTGATTCCATACGCATGAAGTTCTTCAATCTCTTCGGGAAGAATAACGCCACCTCCTCCTCCAAAAATTTTGATGTGTCCGCATCCTGCCTGCTGAAGCAGGT
This genomic interval carries:
- a CDS encoding methylmalonyl-CoA mutase; its protein translation is MTDVYKPKNHIRIVTAASLFDGHDAAINIMRRIIQASGAEVIHLGHDRSVQEIVDCAIQEDVQAIAITSYQGGHIEFFKYMYDLLQQAGCGHIKIFGGGGGVILPEEIEELHAYGITRIYSPDDGRAMGLQGMINDLLMKSDFPLRNQLNGEIQNLDKKDFKSIARLISAAENFPETLKQYHLDFAEDRKCSETPVLGITGTGGAGKSSMVDELVRRFLEDFPDKTLAIISVDPTKRKTGGALLGDRIRMNSIHSPRVYMRSLATRQSNLAMSKYVKDAICILSKAKFDLIILETSGIGQSDTEIVDHSDVSLYVMTPDYGAASQLEKIDMLDFADVIALNKFDHRGAMDALRDVKKQYQRNHQLWEKNLDEMPVFGTIASQFNDPGVNQLYRAIIQKIAEKTGKTFHTSFEHSEEMSEKIFIIPANRTRYLSEISETIRNYNDWTEKQAEIAHQLQGI